The Flavobacterium psychrotrophum region GTGCGGATTAGGCAGCACAAAAAGACTGTTATTATGTACCTGTGGCAACAGCTCATTAAAGGCTTTTAAGATGGTGGCTTTGTCTTCGCCGCATAGTATGCCCAGGTCGATACCGCCCGGTACGGGTACTATGGTAGAGTAAAACCATATTTGCGCGTCGATCTTTTCGCCTGTGGTGCGAATGGTTTCGGTAATGGCAACATCATCATTACCCAACGCTACCAGCTTATACGATTTAAAATATGATATAACCCTGAACAGTAATTGCAGGGCGTTCTTGCCGGGTTTACCATAAGGAATTACCCGCGCATTTGCCAGTATGTGCTGGCGCTCATATAACCCCGAGGTTAAGCCATACACAAAAGGGGAGTGGATGCCGTGGGCATTACTCGATTTCCAGAGAAATGATATGTAGCTTAAAGGTTTCACGTTTAAGGTTGTTAGTTGTTGGGAGCTTCACTCAAATATGGTTTTTCATTTCGACGGTAGGAGAAATCTCAATTTTGTACCGGGATTCCTCAACTCCGCTGCGCCTGCCTTTGCCGGCAGGCAGGCTGCGTTCGGAATGGAAAAACCACTCTTTTATTTCAGCTGATGGTAAATCGTTTACCAGAGATTGCCACACTCCGCTGCGCCTGCCTCCGCCGGCAGACAGGCTGCGTTTGCAATGACAGGCTTTTGCAAACTGCGACTGAACACTGATCACTGATCACTGCAAAGGAGAATGCAATGCGTCTCTACTCCATCTTCGCGCTTAGATCAAACCAGCGCTCTGTTTTTTCTTCTATAGTATCTAATACCTTTTGCAGGTCATCTGCTCTTTTGGCAATGTCCTTTTCGGCTATAGTACCATCTGCAAACTCTTTTTCAATGGCTTGCTTTTGGCGTTCAAGGTCTTTAAGGTCTTTTTCTATTTTGTCGAATTCCTTTTGCTCATTAAAGTTAAGGCCGGCCTTAACATTATTCTGCTTCCAGCCTTTGTTGTCGCCGACAGGTTTTAATTCGGTTTTAGCAGGCTCTGCGCTATCCTCATAACTGCGGAAGTCGCTGTAGTTACCCGGGAAATCTTCTACAATACCCTCACCACGGAAAACGAACAGGTGGTCTACGATCTTATCCATAAAGTAACGGTCGTGGCTTACAACAAGCAAACACCCCGGGTAGTCTAATAAAAACTGCTCCAGTACATTTAGCGTTACAATGTCAAGGTCGTTAGTAGGTTCATCCAGTATCAGGAAATTAGGGTTTTGTATCAGTACCGTACACAGGTAAAGACGCTTAAGCTCGCCACCACTAAGGCGGTCTACAAAATCGTACTGCTTTTTACGGTCAAACAAAAAACGCTCCAGTAGCTGTGCTGCCGATATGATACGCCCTTTAGAAAGCGGAATATATTCGCCATACTCCTTAATAACGTCAATAACCTTTTGGCCTTCTTTAGGGTTGATGCCGCTTTGGGTATAATAACCTATTTTAATAGTGTCGCCGTGTACTACCTTACCGCCATCTACCGGCAGGTTTTGGGTAATCATGTTCAAAAAGGTAGACTTACCGGTACCGTTCTTACCGATGATGCCTATGCGTTCGCCTTTTTTAAAGTTGAAGCTAAAATTATCCAGTATAACCTTATCGCCAAACTTCTTAGATATGTTGTGCAGCTCTATGATCTTGCTGCCTATGCGTTCCATGTTTATTTCGAGCTCCACCACGTGTTCTTTGCGGCGGCTCTGGGCTTTTTCCTTGATTACGTAGAAGTCATCCTGACGTGATTTACTTTTGGTAGTACGTGCCTTAGGCTGGCGGCGCATCCACGAAAGCTCTTTTACAAACAGGTTTTGAGCCTTGTCTATACTGGCATTTTCTGCCGCTATACGTTCTTCTTTCTTTTGAAGGTAGTAGCTGTAATTGCCTTTGTACTGGTACAGCTTACCATTTTCAAGTTCTATAATTTCGTTACATACGCGCTCTAAAAAGAAACGGTCGTGCGTAACCATAAACAGCGTAATGTTTTCTTTGGCAAAATAATTCTCCAGCCACTCAATCATTTCCAGGTCAAGGTGGTTGGTTGGTTCATCCAGTATCAGCAGGTCGGGCTTATTGATGAGTATGATAGCCAGCGAAAGGCGTTTGCGCTGTCCACCGCTCATGTTTTTAACCTTCAGCTTAAGGTCGTCCATCTTTAGCTTGCTCAGGATCATTTTGTATTGCGACTCAAAATCCCAGGCGTTAAAAACCTCCATACGCTCAAAAGCCTTTTGGTAAGCTTCGGCATCGTCAGGATTTTCCAGCGCTTTTTCGTAAGCTTCTATAACGTGCAGTATCTCACTGTCAGAGGCAAAAATACTTTCCTCAATGGTAAGTTCAGGATCCAGGTTAGGCTCCTGGCTCAGGAACTCCATCTTGATTTCTTTACGCATTACAACCTGTCCGGTATCGGGCGTATCGTCACCATTGATTATTTTAAGGATACTGGTTTTTCCGCTACCGTTTTTGGCTACAAAAGCAATCTTCTGGTCTTTGTTGATACCAAAAGATATGTTTTCAAAAAGGGTACGCTCGCCAAATGATTTGGATATGTTTTCTACTGAAAGGTAATTCACGCTTACTAAGTTTTGTGCAAAAATAACTTTTTAAAACCAAAGTATTACCTTTATTTTTTCACTCAGAAGAATATGTTTTTATCACAAAAGGCACGGTGATTTTCACAAGGAACACGAAGCTGCATAGATAATATTTGTACACAAAGCTTTGTGTTCCTTGTGTTTTCCTTGCGGCCTTTGTGGTAAAATTCTCGTAAAATTCTTAATTCATAATCTGAAATTTATAATTTTACAGAAATGCCTGAATCATGAAATCCACTCCGTTTTATACAAAGCTTGCGCACATTAGCATCAGTATCCTTGCCATAGGCCTTATTGCCGTATTGGGCAAAAGTATACTGGCTCCGCTAATTATAGCATTGTTGTTTGCGCTGCTGCTGATACCGTTTGCCGGATTCTTAGAGCGTAAGCTCAGGTTTCCGAGGGCTATGGCGGCATTTGTGGTATTGCTTGTGCTTATAGGGGCGGTTAGCGGACTTGTGGTGCTGTTGGGTAGCCAGCTGTCTGAATTTGCACAGGAACTCCCTGCTTTCCAAAAACAGCTTATGGTGTCGCTGGAAGGGTTGCAGCACTGGATATCAGAATCGTTTAATATTAATAACCGACAGCAGGCCGCCTACATTAACCAAACCGCCGAAACCGCTTTAGGCCACGGTACAGAGCTGATAGGTACAACGTTACTTTCGTTATCATCATCATTATTGTTCCTGGTTTTTATCTTTTTATATACATTTTTCCTGCTCATGCACCGCAGCCTGTTGCTGCGCTTTGTGGTAGCGCTGTTTAGCGACCACCACAGCCCGGTAGTGTATGAGGTTGTAGAGCGCATTCAATACATCATCCGTAAATATATTGTGGGGCTGTTGTTGCAAATGGCTATAGTATCTGTATTAACCTGTACGGCGTTTATGCTGCTGGGTATTAAGTACGCCTTTTTGCTTGGCCTGCTTACGGGCATACTAAATGTAATACCGTATGTAGGCATTTTTATATCGCTGCTGCTCTCTGTACTTGTAACCTTTGCAACCGGAGACACGGCGCACGTACTGTTTGTATTTATTGCCATTGTGTGCATACATCTTGTTGATGGCAACTATATTATGCCAAAAATTGTAGGTAGTAAAGTAAAGCTCAACACGCTTACGGCGGTACTTGGACTGGTGCTTGGCGAAATGCTTTGGGGTATTACAGGTATGTTCCTGGCAATACCGGTTATTGCCATTGCTAAAGTAATTTTCGACAGGGTAGACGGACTTAAACCCTGGGGCATGGTGCTTGGAGAAGATGAACCTGCCACCCAGTCTCAAATTCCTGCCGATGAAGAATTGCCTGTGGAGTAATTTTTAGCCACGAACTTCACGAATTGAAACAAATTCTAATTAGTGAAAATTCGTGAAGTTCGTGGCTGAAACATTTCCGTTCAAAATAATTGAGTGAGAAATTTTAAGCCGGTGATCTGTGAAAATTTGTGAAATTCGTTGCCTAACAAAAGTCTTAACTTGTACTGAACTTACTCTTTCAGTAAACGCTGTAAATTATATACATTTTTACATCCGGAATTTTCAGTCTTTTTAAAAATCAAACAACTGAAAATCAGGTATGGTATTTTTTGAAAATACTCCGCACTGAAAAAAAACGCGAAATAAAATTACAGAATGTGGAAAATCTAAAACCTGCTAAATTGCTATAGCAGGTTTTGAGTGCAAAATGTTAAATTTTAGATGTAGCTCAGCCACCATTTTTTGTGCGTGCTTTTATATCGGTCATACCATCGGCACGGAAAATAGCATAGCACCAAAACCCCTATCCAAACCACGTATGTATACCCAAGATTAAACCCGAAATTTTCGTTAGGACGGAAGCCAAAATTCTGCGGAAGCGTAAAAAGCTGGTCGGCAGTAAAACCCTGTATAAAATATAGCGCAACACACAGTAAATGAATTACATATATGTGAAGCATATAATAAAAGAACGGTACACGCCCAAACGTATTCATTATACTGTAAATACCCCTGATATGTACATTCTCCAGCGCTGCAAGTGCCAGTAATGCAGGGCCTAAGGTCATGCAGGCATAAGCCAGAGATGGTGGGTACTTTGTAACATCGAGTATTGATAATAAGGTAAATAACGTGTCTTTTTGTTCGCTCCAGTGTTTGGGGTCGCCATAGCTGTTGTTAATTCTTAATAATACAAAGAAAGTAATAAGCAACAGCCCGGCAGATACCAGCCTGCGCTGACGTAGCTGTGGTGTAACTGTTTGTGTATTAAACCATTTGCCTATGCTGTAGCCCAATAACATAATGCCTGTCCAGGGTAGTATGGCATACCCGGCCATTACTTGCACAGTGCCTACTTTGTACAGGCTAAAGTCGGTCATTAGCAGGAAGTTAAAAGCTGTATGTGCTTCAGGGTCAGGGTAGGTATAATAGTCCGTAAGGTTGTGCAGGAGTGTAATGCCAATTCCCGTTACAACAGCAACCCAGTAGGGGCAAAGTATTAATGCAGAGAGTATTACCATGCTCCACCCAATGGCCCAGATGACCTGTAAAAAGAAGAAATTAAAAAATGGGTTAAAACTCCACCCAAAGCCTACAATGGTTAGTTCCATCAAGACTAGCCATAACCCGCGTGTAAGCAGGAATTTAGCCAGCTCTTCCTTTGTTTTTCTAAGGCTTTGCAGGTAGATTGAAATTCCGGACAGAAACACAAACGCAGGGGCGCAGAAGTGGGTTATCCATCTGGTAAAGAACAGTATGGGTGTAGTGGTTTCAAGATTTAACGGGTCCTGTGTTACGGCATCAATATGAAAGTAATCGCGGGTATGGTCCAGCGCCATTAGCGCCATGATGATACCACGCAGTATGTCGATGCTTAGTATCCGTTTTTTGATGGTGTCCATAAGTCATTGGTTAATGACCGTAAATGTAATGAAATGGTTTGACTGATGGTTAGTTTAAGCACAATTATGGATGTTTGGGCGTATTTTACCTGAAATTTTGTCATTGAAAATGAGGTGTTTATTTATTATAACTGTCTTTTTGTCTGTAAAAACGTCATTTTGTCATTGTTTTTTACGATGGTATAAAACTTGACTATTACTAAACAAATCAATAAGATTTCTAACAATATAAAAGTAATAAACACATGAACTTAGTAAGAAGAAACCACGCGGCATTTCCTAACACAATGGACGAATTTTTTAAAGATATTTTAGGAGGTACACAATTGCAACAACGCGCTATACCGCCTGTAAACATTAAAGAAACAGAAAATAATTTTCAGGTTGAATTAGTAGTGCCTGGCTTTAAAAAAGAAGCTTTTAACATTGAAGCAGATAATGGTAAGCTAACTATTTCGGCTGAAGTAAAGGTAGAAGCCACAGAGCAGATAGAAGGTAAATATACCCGTAAAGAGTTTA contains the following coding sequences:
- a CDS encoding ABC-F family ATP-binding cassette domain-containing protein translates to MNYLSVENISKSFGERTLFENISFGINKDQKIAFVAKNGSGKTSILKIINGDDTPDTGQVVMRKEIKMEFLSQEPNLDPELTIEESIFASDSEILHVIEAYEKALENPDDAEAYQKAFERMEVFNAWDFESQYKMILSKLKMDDLKLKVKNMSGGQRKRLSLAIILINKPDLLILDEPTNHLDLEMIEWLENYFAKENITLFMVTHDRFFLERVCNEIIELENGKLYQYKGNYSYYLQKKEERIAAENASIDKAQNLFVKELSWMRRQPKARTTKSKSRQDDFYVIKEKAQSRRKEHVVELEINMERIGSKIIELHNISKKFGDKVILDNFSFNFKKGERIGIIGKNGTGKSTFLNMITQNLPVDGGKVVHGDTIKIGYYTQSGINPKEGQKVIDVIKEYGEYIPLSKGRIISAAQLLERFLFDRKKQYDFVDRLSGGELKRLYLCTVLIQNPNFLILDEPTNDLDIVTLNVLEQFLLDYPGCLLVVSHDRYFMDKIVDHLFVFRGEGIVEDFPGNYSDFRSYEDSAEPAKTELKPVGDNKGWKQNNVKAGLNFNEQKEFDKIEKDLKDLERQKQAIEKEFADGTIAEKDIAKRADDLQKVLDTIEEKTERWFDLSAKME
- a CDS encoding AI-2E family transporter; protein product: MKSTPFYTKLAHISISILAIGLIAVLGKSILAPLIIALLFALLLIPFAGFLERKLRFPRAMAAFVVLLVLIGAVSGLVVLLGSQLSEFAQELPAFQKQLMVSLEGLQHWISESFNINNRQQAAYINQTAETALGHGTELIGTTLLSLSSSLLFLVFIFLYTFFLLMHRSLLLRFVVALFSDHHSPVVYEVVERIQYIIRKYIVGLLLQMAIVSVLTCTAFMLLGIKYAFLLGLLTGILNVIPYVGIFISLLLSVLVTFATGDTAHVLFVFIAIVCIHLVDGNYIMPKIVGSKVKLNTLTAVLGLVLGEMLWGITGMFLAIPVIAIAKVIFDRVDGLKPWGMVLGEDEPATQSQIPADEELPVE
- a CDS encoding DUF1624 domain-containing protein produces the protein MDTIKKRILSIDILRGIIMALMALDHTRDYFHIDAVTQDPLNLETTTPILFFTRWITHFCAPAFVFLSGISIYLQSLRKTKEELAKFLLTRGLWLVLMELTIVGFGWSFNPFFNFFFLQVIWAIGWSMVILSALILCPYWVAVVTGIGITLLHNLTDYYTYPDPEAHTAFNFLLMTDFSLYKVGTVQVMAGYAILPWTGIMLLGYSIGKWFNTQTVTPQLRQRRLVSAGLLLITFFVLLRINNSYGDPKHWSEQKDTLFTLLSILDVTKYPPSLAYACMTLGPALLALAALENVHIRGIYSIMNTFGRVPFFYYMLHIYVIHLLCVALYFIQGFTADQLFTLPQNFGFRPNENFGFNLGYTYVVWIGVLVLCYFPCRWYDRYKSTHKKWWLSYI
- a CDS encoding Hsp20/alpha crystallin family protein, which codes for MNLVRRNHAAFPNTMDEFFKDILGGTQLQQRAIPPVNIKETENNFQVELVVPGFKKEAFNIEADNGKLTISAEVKVEATEQIEGKYTRKEFTHSSFKRVFTLPDTINDEAINAAYNDGILTISLPKKEEALPKAKRAIEIS